From the Chitinolyticbacter meiyuanensis genome, one window contains:
- a CDS encoding Gfo/Idh/MocA family protein, whose protein sequence is MNPASFAIGLIGCGQFGRFLAQAAMGTGRIGLKAVCDQDQQRAAHLATELDAEACDGVSALCARPDIEAVLIATPPAHHAAHAIAALQAGKHVFLEKPMALSEADCTTINHACAESGRQLMVGHVLRWFEPYRAIAAAYHAGLLGRALHGSFWRLEHDFLKIAPWKGQRAGSGGYLFEVAAHELDWLRSVFGEVQFIAAGIDKRQPSTHQLEDRVALQLGFADGFCVHYLGGTGFPANSHGFCLRFEHATIESDAAFDPARVRITEHGPHPITLAFSAIDPYRAELDAWLDCLATQQTMPVTGEDAAATVALIASTYRHAGW, encoded by the coding sequence ATGAACCCTGCCTCATTCGCCATTGGCCTGATCGGCTGCGGCCAGTTCGGCCGCTTCCTGGCCCAAGCCGCCATGGGAACCGGCCGCATAGGTCTCAAAGCAGTTTGCGACCAGGATCAGCAGCGCGCTGCTCACCTAGCCACCGAACTAGATGCCGAAGCATGCGACGGCGTTTCGGCACTCTGCGCTCGGCCGGACATCGAGGCGGTGCTGATCGCGACACCGCCTGCCCACCACGCGGCGCATGCAATCGCAGCGCTGCAAGCGGGCAAGCACGTGTTCCTGGAAAAGCCGATGGCGCTCAGTGAGGCCGATTGCACCACCATCAATCACGCATGCGCCGAATCGGGACGGCAACTGATGGTGGGTCACGTGCTGCGCTGGTTCGAGCCCTATCGTGCCATTGCTGCGGCCTACCATGCCGGGCTGCTGGGGCGAGCATTGCACGGCAGCTTCTGGCGGCTGGAACACGACTTTCTCAAGATCGCGCCGTGGAAGGGGCAGCGTGCCGGCAGCGGTGGCTATCTGTTCGAGGTCGCCGCCCACGAACTGGACTGGCTGCGCAGCGTGTTCGGTGAAGTGCAGTTCATTGCCGCCGGGATCGACAAGCGCCAGCCCTCAACGCATCAGCTGGAGGATCGGGTCGCCCTGCAACTGGGCTTCGCCGACGGATTCTGTGTGCATTACCTCGGCGGGACCGGCTTCCCAGCCAACAGCCACGGTTTCTGCTTGCGATTCGAGCATGCCACCATCGAAAGCGATGCAGCGTTCGATCCTGCACGGGTCCGCATCACTGAGCATGGTCCCCACCCGATCACACTCGCCTTCAGCGCCATTGATCCCTATCGGGCCGAGCTTGATGCCTGGCTGGACTGCCTGGCAACGCAGCAAACGATGCCAGTTACCGGCGAGGATGCCGCTGCCACCGTGGCGCTGATCGCCAGCACGTACCGGCACGCCGGCTGGTAA
- a CDS encoding DUF1328 domain-containing protein yields MLKWALIFFVVSLIAGLFGFTGIASGAAAIAQVLFYIAIVLFLIFLVLGLTVFKSITK; encoded by the coding sequence ATGCTGAAATGGGCCTTGATTTTCTTTGTCGTTTCGCTGATCGCCGGCCTCTTCGGCTTTACCGGCATCGCCAGCGGTGCCGCAGCAATCGCACAGGTGTTGTTCTACATCGCCATCGTCCTGTTCCTGATCTTCCTGGTGCTGGGGCTGACCGTGTTCAAGAGCATCACCAAGTAG
- a CDS encoding DUF2239 family protein has product MPDNSLPTFTCFDGHHRVATGTIQLAAHTLKRLQIEAVPGPLLVFDDTTGRTIDIDTRGSDEQMLAHLMPHVPASANKETDTSTALDEVAPTDARGRGRPRLGVVAKEVTLLPRHWEWLGAQPGGASVALRKLVEEARRTGVEKEHMRLAHERAYNFMSAIAGDFAGFEEASRALFANDRQKFDSITAGWPADVRHHAVLLGFGEPMR; this is encoded by the coding sequence GTGCCAGACAACTCGCTCCCCACCTTCACCTGCTTTGATGGCCATCACCGTGTGGCCACCGGGACTATCCAGCTTGCAGCACACACGTTGAAAAGGCTGCAGATCGAAGCCGTACCGGGCCCGTTGCTGGTATTCGACGATACGACGGGGCGCACGATCGATATCGATACCCGTGGCAGCGACGAGCAAATGCTGGCGCACCTCATGCCGCATGTTCCCGCTTCTGCCAACAAGGAAACGGATACCTCCACAGCGCTCGATGAAGTCGCACCGACCGACGCTCGCGGCCGTGGTCGCCCCAGGCTCGGCGTCGTCGCCAAGGAGGTGACGCTATTGCCCCGGCATTGGGAATGGCTGGGGGCGCAACCAGGCGGCGCGTCCGTCGCCTTGCGCAAGCTGGTGGAAGAGGCGCGGCGCACCGGCGTGGAGAAGGAACACATGCGTCTGGCACACGAACGGGCCTACAACTTCATGTCCGCCATTGCCGGCGACTTCGCCGGCTTCGAAGAAGCAAGCCGGGCGTTGTTTGCGAACGACAGGCAGAAATTCGACAGCATCACGGCCGGCTGGCCTGCCGATGTGCGCCATCACGCCGTGTTACTCGGCTTTGGCGAGCCGATGCGATAA
- a CDS encoding LysR family transcriptional regulator produces MRLDQLDGIVAFVTVAQKRSFTAAAAQLEVTPPAVSLAVKSLEARLGVRLLHRTTRSVGLTEAGERYYAQVAPAMADVLAAGVALDEFRDQPAGTLRLTLPRSTLPLLAEGLREFMARYPQIRLELSQEDRFVDIAAQGFDAGIRLGESVEGDMVAMPLMATQQVAIVGSPGYFAQHVPPRRIEDLRQHRCIRYRFQSTGAIYRWELLRNGREVEVEIDGPLTVSDSASMPWLAEHGFGLAYTFSGLVEAAVAQGRLIPVLQAACPTWPGFYLYYPSRRQLPAKLRCLIDFWREWQRTPPSLQEQA; encoded by the coding sequence ATGAGGCTGGATCAACTCGATGGCATCGTCGCTTTTGTCACCGTGGCGCAAAAGCGCAGCTTCACCGCGGCGGCGGCACAGCTGGAGGTGACGCCACCGGCGGTCAGCCTGGCGGTGAAATCGCTGGAGGCGCGGCTGGGCGTGCGCCTCTTGCATCGAACCACCCGCAGTGTGGGGCTGACTGAGGCGGGCGAGCGCTACTATGCGCAGGTGGCGCCGGCGATGGCCGACGTGCTGGCGGCTGGCGTGGCACTCGATGAGTTTCGTGATCAACCAGCTGGCACACTGCGCCTGACCTTGCCACGCAGCACGCTGCCGCTGCTGGCGGAAGGGTTGCGCGAATTCATGGCGCGTTATCCGCAGATCCGGCTGGAGTTGAGCCAGGAGGATCGTTTTGTCGATATCGCAGCGCAGGGCTTCGATGCGGGCATCCGGCTCGGCGAATCGGTCGAGGGGGATATGGTGGCCATGCCGCTGATGGCGACGCAGCAGGTCGCCATCGTCGGCAGCCCAGGTTATTTCGCGCAGCATGTGCCACCCCGCCGCATCGAGGATCTGCGGCAGCATCGCTGCATCCGCTACCGCTTTCAGTCCACCGGCGCCATCTATCGCTGGGAACTGCTGCGCAACGGGCGCGAGGTGGAAGTGGAGATCGACGGGCCGCTCACCGTCAGCGATAGCGCCTCCATGCCCTGGCTCGCCGAACACGGCTTTGGTTTAGCCTACACGTTTTCCGGTCTGGTCGAAGCGGCAGTGGCGCAGGGGCGGCTGATCCCGGTGTTGCAGGCGGCCTGCCCGACTTGGCCGGGCTTCTACCTCTATTACCCTTCGCGGCGGCAACTGCCGGCCAAGTTGCGCTGCCTGATCGACTTCTGGCGCGAATGGCAGCGCACGCCGCCCTCACTGCAGGAGCAAGCATGA
- a CDS encoding aldo/keto reductase produces the protein MAIDRYYTLGRTGLRVSRLSLGVMTFGTEWGWGSDKAAAQRVFDLYLDAGGNFFDTADAYTNGTSESWLGEFVAARQARDQVVLASKFTFNLGERNANGGGNGRKNILRAVEGSLKRLGTDYLDVYYLHAWDQITPAEEVIRTLDDLVRSGKVRHIGLSDVPAWYAARMQTLAEWRGYEPIAALQLQYSLVERNLEHEYTRLATELGMGITVWSPLASGLLSGKYRPGAIPEGRLAVMQGNGNPAFQHLTERNWAIVAKLEQVANEIDRPMNQVALNWVANRPGIASVIAGASKPEQLQSNLQALDFTLPAELVARLDAISAPNVPFPYYFFTNAMQGMIYGGATVGDKPEGYRAPVLVSGSGSGVS, from the coding sequence ATGGCCATCGATCGTTACTACACCCTGGGCCGCACTGGCCTGCGCGTCAGCCGCCTCTCGCTCGGCGTCATGACTTTCGGCACCGAATGGGGCTGGGGGTCGGACAAGGCCGCAGCACAGCGTGTGTTCGATCTCTACCTCGATGCCGGCGGCAATTTCTTCGATACCGCCGATGCCTACACCAACGGCACCAGTGAATCCTGGCTCGGCGAATTCGTCGCCGCCCGCCAGGCACGCGATCAGGTGGTGCTGGCCAGCAAGTTCACCTTCAACCTGGGCGAGCGCAATGCGAACGGCGGCGGTAACGGTCGCAAGAACATCCTGCGCGCGGTGGAGGGCTCGCTGAAACGGCTCGGCACCGATTACCTCGATGTCTATTACCTGCATGCCTGGGATCAGATCACCCCGGCCGAGGAGGTAATCCGCACGCTGGACGACCTGGTCCGCTCGGGCAAAGTACGCCATATCGGTCTGTCGGATGTGCCAGCCTGGTACGCCGCGCGGATGCAGACACTGGCGGAATGGCGCGGTTACGAGCCGATTGCCGCGCTGCAGCTGCAATATTCGCTGGTGGAACGCAACCTCGAGCACGAATACACCCGGCTCGCTACCGAATTGGGCATGGGCATCACCGTGTGGAGCCCGCTGGCAAGCGGCCTCCTCTCGGGCAAGTATCGGCCCGGTGCGATTCCTGAAGGGCGACTCGCCGTGATGCAGGGCAACGGCAACCCGGCATTCCAGCACCTGACCGAGCGCAACTGGGCCATCGTTGCCAAGCTGGAGCAGGTGGCCAACGAGATCGACCGACCGATGAACCAGGTGGCGCTCAACTGGGTGGCCAACCGCCCTGGCATTGCCAGCGTGATCGCCGGAGCAAGCAAACCCGAGCAACTGCAATCGAACCTGCAGGCACTCGATTTCACGCTGCCAGCCGAGCTTGTCGCACGGCTCGACGCGATCAGCGCCCCCAACGTGCCCTTCCCTTACTACTTCTTCACCAATGCCATGCAAGGCATGATCTACGGCGGCGCCACGGTGGGTGACAAACCGGAAGGCTATCGCGCACCGGTGCTGGTGAGCGGCTCCGGCAGCGGCGTGAGCTGA
- the leuB gene encoding 3-isopropylmalate dehydrogenase, with amino-acid sequence MKVLILPGDGIGPEIVAQAKKVLNQLIAEGLAVEISEAPLGGAAYDAYGAPYPEFTQKLAREADAILLGAVGGPQYDKLDRPLRPERGLLAIRKDLGLFANLRPAILYPELANASTLKPEVVSGLDILIVRELTGDIYFGQPRGVRVNDNGEREGFNTMLYAESEIRRIAHVAFQAAQKRGKKLCSVDKANVLETTEFWKEIVTDVAKEYPDVELSHMYVDNAAMQLVRAPKQFDVMVTGNIFGDILSDEASMLTGSIGMLPSASLDANNKGLYEPSHGSAPDIAGKDVANPLATILSLAMLLRYSLNDEARAVRVENAVKAVLARGLRTADIYEAGTEKVSCSAMGDAVVAAL; translated from the coding sequence ATGAAAGTCCTTATTCTTCCCGGCGATGGTATCGGCCCGGAAATCGTCGCCCAAGCCAAGAAAGTGTTGAACCAGCTGATTGCCGAAGGCCTGGCCGTTGAGATCAGCGAAGCGCCGCTCGGCGGCGCAGCTTATGACGCGTATGGCGCGCCGTACCCGGAGTTCACCCAGAAGCTGGCGCGTGAAGCCGATGCCATCCTCTTGGGCGCCGTGGGCGGTCCGCAGTATGACAAGCTCGACCGGCCGCTGCGCCCGGAGCGTGGCCTGTTGGCCATCCGCAAGGATTTGGGCCTGTTTGCCAATCTGCGCCCGGCCATTCTCTACCCTGAACTGGCCAATGCCTCGACGCTGAAGCCGGAAGTGGTCAGCGGGCTCGATATCCTGATCGTGCGTGAACTGACCGGCGACATCTATTTTGGCCAGCCGCGCGGCGTGCGCGTCAACGACAACGGCGAGCGCGAAGGCTTCAACACCATGCTCTACGCCGAATCGGAAATCCGTCGCATTGCGCATGTGGCTTTCCAGGCGGCACAAAAGCGTGGCAAGAAACTGTGCTCGGTCGACAAGGCCAACGTGCTGGAAACCACCGAGTTCTGGAAGGAGATCGTCACCGACGTTGCGAAGGAATACCCGGACGTCGAGCTCAGTCATATGTACGTCGACAACGCCGCAATGCAGCTGGTGCGCGCGCCCAAGCAGTTCGATGTGATGGTTACCGGCAATATCTTCGGTGACATCCTGTCGGACGAGGCCTCGATGCTGACCGGCTCGATCGGTATGTTGCCGAGTGCGTCGCTCGACGCCAACAACAAGGGCCTGTACGAACCCAGCCATGGTTCGGCGCCCGATATCGCCGGCAAGGATGTGGCCAACCCGCTGGCGACCATCCTGTCGCTGGCGATGCTGCTGCGTTACAGCCTGAACGACGAGGCACGGGCGGTGCGGGTGGAGAACGCCGTGAAGGCGGTGCTGGCCCGTGGCCTGCGTACGGCCGACATCTACGAGGCGGGCACCGAGAAGGTGAGCTGCTCGGCAATGGGCGACGCCGTGGTTGCCGCGCTGTAA
- the nagB gene encoding glucosamine-6-phosphate deaminase: protein MILHKFKNQSDLDRAAADLIISVVRSKPNAVLGMATGGTPVGLYKEIVKTYQAGLVSFKEARTFNLDEYVGLPVTHPESYRAFMQRNLFDHIDIKAENTHVPNGNAADVDAECRRYDELMYQQGPVDLQLLGIGHNGHIGFNEPDTELSRFTYQVTLKAETREANKRFFNSIDEVPTHAVTMGMGSIMQARAILLVVKGQEKAEILDRTLNGPITTQVPASLLQTHPRVIVMTDCDVEYKSQP, encoded by the coding sequence ATGATCCTGCATAAATTCAAGAACCAAAGCGATCTCGACCGCGCCGCCGCCGACCTCATCATTTCGGTGGTGCGCAGCAAACCCAATGCCGTGCTCGGCATGGCCACCGGTGGCACTCCGGTCGGGTTGTACAAGGAAATCGTCAAGACCTATCAGGCCGGTCTCGTGAGCTTCAAGGAAGCCCGCACCTTCAACCTCGATGAATACGTCGGCCTGCCGGTAACGCACCCGGAAAGCTATCGCGCCTTCATGCAGCGCAACCTGTTCGACCATATCGATATCAAGGCCGAAAACACCCATGTGCCCAATGGCAACGCCGCTGATGTCGACGCCGAATGCCGTCGCTACGATGAGCTGATGTACCAGCAAGGTCCTGTGGATCTGCAACTGCTGGGTATCGGCCACAATGGCCATATCGGTTTCAACGAGCCGGATACCGAGCTGTCGCGCTTCACTTATCAGGTCACGCTCAAGGCCGAGACGCGCGAGGCGAACAAGCGCTTCTTCAACAGCATCGACGAAGTACCGACCCACGCCGTAACCATGGGCATGGGCTCCATCATGCAGGCGCGCGCGATCCTGCTGGTGGTGAAGGGCCAGGAAAAGGCCGAGATCCTTGACCGTACGTTGAATGGCCCGATCACCACCCAGGTGCCAGCCTCCCTGCTGCAAACCCACCCGCGCGTGATCGTGATGACCGATTGCGACGTTGAATACAAGAGCCAGCCCTAA
- the leuD gene encoding 3-isopropylmalate dehydratase small subunit encodes MKAFTQLNGIVCPLDRANVDTDAIIPKQFLKSIKRSGFGPNLFDEWRYLDHGEPGMDNSGRPINPEFVLNFPRYAGAQVLLARENFGCGSSREHAPWAIDDYGFRVVIAPSFADIFFNNCFKNGLLPIVLDAAVVDQLFNECAANDGYRLNVDLATQTVMTPSGASFGFDITAHRKHCLLNGLDEIGLTLQHADEIKTFEAAHRDRQPWLFVQ; translated from the coding sequence ATGAAAGCATTCACCCAACTCAACGGCATTGTCTGTCCGCTCGACCGGGCCAACGTCGACACCGATGCCATCATTCCCAAGCAATTCCTCAAGTCGATCAAGCGCTCGGGCTTCGGGCCCAACCTGTTCGACGAGTGGCGCTATCTGGATCATGGCGAGCCGGGCATGGACAACAGTGGCCGGCCGATCAATCCGGAGTTCGTGCTGAATTTCCCGCGCTATGCCGGTGCGCAGGTGCTGCTTGCACGGGAGAACTTTGGCTGCGGCTCTTCGCGCGAGCACGCGCCGTGGGCCATCGACGACTACGGTTTCCGCGTCGTGATCGCGCCGAGCTTTGCCGATATCTTCTTCAACAACTGCTTCAAGAACGGTCTGCTACCCATCGTGCTCGACGCGGCAGTGGTCGACCAGCTGTTCAACGAGTGTGCGGCGAACGATGGCTACCGGCTCAACGTCGATCTGGCTACGCAGACTGTGATGACGCCATCCGGTGCATCGTTCGGTTTTGACATCACCGCCCATCGCAAGCATTGCCTGCTCAATGGCCTTGATGAGATCGGCTTGACCTTGCAGCACGCGGACGAGATCAAGACATTCGAAGCCGCGCATCGCGATCGGCAGCCCTGGCTGTTCGTCCAATAA
- a CDS encoding entericidin A/B family lipoprotein: MRRFALILAACAALAALPGCNTVNGFGKDLKKLGDQIEEKSAK, encoded by the coding sequence ATGAGGCGTTTTGCCCTGATTCTGGCCGCGTGTGCCGCATTGGCAGCGCTGCCGGGCTGCAACACGGTCAACGGTTTTGGCAAGGATCTCAAAAAACTGGGCGACCAGATCGAAGAAAAGTCGGCGAAATAA
- the leuC gene encoding 3-isopropylmalate dehydratase large subunit, which translates to MSAQTLYDKLWNSHVVRQEEDGTCLIYIDRHLIHEVTSPQAFEGLRLAQRQPWRVSSVVATADHNTPTDHWDEGIKDPISRQQVETLDANIKFFGALAYFPFKDKKQGIVHVVGPENGATLPGMTVVCGDSHTSTHGAFGALAHGIGTSEVEHVLATQTLVAKKSKAMLIKVEGKLGNGVTAKDVALAIIGKIGTAGGTGYAVEFGGSAIRSLSMEGRMTLCNMAIEAGARAGMVAVDQTTIDYVQGRPFAPTGATWDAAVAYWKTLVSDEGATFDAVVELAASEIEPQVTWGTSPEQVVAVGARVPNPVAESDAVKKNSAERALQYMGLTAETPITEIAIDKVFIGSCTNSRIEDLRAAAAIARGRKKADNVKLALVVPGSGLVKAQAEAEGLDKVFTEAGFEWREPGCSMCLAMNADRLEPGERCASTSNRNFEGRQGQGGRTHLVSPAMAAAAAIAGHFVDVRQWQ; encoded by the coding sequence ATGAGCGCGCAAACGCTGTACGACAAACTCTGGAATTCGCATGTGGTGCGTCAGGAAGAAGACGGCACCTGTCTGATCTATATCGATCGCCACCTGATCCACGAGGTCACGAGTCCGCAGGCGTTCGAAGGCTTGCGCTTGGCGCAGCGCCAGCCGTGGCGCGTCAGTTCGGTGGTGGCTACGGCCGATCACAATACGCCGACCGATCACTGGGACGAAGGCATCAAGGATCCAATCTCGCGCCAGCAGGTGGAAACGCTGGATGCCAACATCAAGTTCTTCGGTGCCTTGGCCTATTTCCCGTTCAAGGACAAGAAACAGGGCATCGTGCACGTGGTCGGCCCGGAAAACGGTGCCACCCTGCCAGGCATGACGGTGGTGTGCGGTGACAGTCACACCTCCACCCATGGTGCCTTCGGCGCCTTGGCTCATGGCATCGGCACTTCCGAAGTGGAGCATGTGCTGGCCACGCAGACACTGGTTGCCAAGAAGTCCAAGGCCATGCTGATCAAAGTGGAAGGCAAGCTTGGCAACGGCGTCACCGCCAAGGATGTCGCGCTCGCCATCATCGGCAAGATCGGCACCGCCGGTGGTACCGGCTATGCGGTCGAGTTCGGCGGCAGCGCCATCCGTTCGCTGTCGATGGAAGGCCGGATGACGCTGTGCAATATGGCAATCGAGGCCGGTGCCCGTGCCGGCATGGTGGCGGTCGACCAGACCACCATCGACTATGTGCAAGGCCGCCCATTTGCGCCGACCGGTGCGACGTGGGATGCCGCCGTTGCGTACTGGAAGACACTGGTCTCGGACGAGGGCGCAACATTCGATGCCGTGGTTGAGCTCGCTGCCAGCGAGATCGAGCCGCAGGTCACCTGGGGTACCAGCCCGGAGCAGGTGGTGGCGGTAGGTGCCCGTGTGCCGAACCCGGTAGCCGAATCCGACGCGGTGAAGAAGAACAGCGCCGAGCGCGCGTTGCAGTACATGGGCCTTACTGCCGAGACGCCGATCACCGAGATCGCCATCGACAAGGTGTTCATCGGCTCCTGTACCAATAGCCGGATCGAGGACTTGCGCGCTGCGGCGGCGATTGCCCGCGGCCGCAAGAAAGCGGACAACGTGAAATTGGCATTGGTGGTGCCGGGCTCTGGCCTGGTGAAGGCGCAGGCCGAAGCCGAAGGCCTCGACAAGGTGTTCACCGAGGCTGGCTTCGAATGGCGCGAGCCGGGTTGCTCGATGTGCCTGGCGATGAATGCCGACCGGCTGGAGCCGGGCGAGCGGTGTGCCTCGACCAGCAACCGCAACTTCGAAGGCCGGCAAGGGCAGGGTGGTCGCACTCACTTGGTCAGTCCGGCGATGGCGGCGGCGGCGGCGATTGCAGGTCATTTCGTCGACGTGCGCCAATGGCAATAG
- a CDS encoding helix-turn-helix transcriptional regulator — MPTIRRKELGDFLAAQRRKCEPAAFGFPAGMRRRTTGLRREEVAQLADISPTWYAWIEQGRDINVSSDALDRLATALRLDRTQRAYLFELAGRVDIRAVPSEQSLPTPLFEQLLGDIHTPAYVLGRLWEVVAFNAPAAQLFTGWLDQDGPHNLLDYVFLNPSARELVEDWEARARRLVAEFRADRRSHLDDPALQEFVARLAAASTPFAEFWRRHDVLERQGGLRGFNHPTLGQLSYQQLTFRLVDHEELKLVVLTRAG; from the coding sequence ATGCCCACCATCCGCCGCAAGGAACTCGGTGATTTCCTCGCCGCTCAACGTCGCAAATGCGAGCCGGCCGCCTTCGGCTTTCCAGCAGGCATGCGGCGCCGTACTACCGGGTTGCGGCGCGAGGAAGTGGCACAACTCGCCGATATCAGCCCCACCTGGTATGCCTGGATCGAACAGGGGCGTGATATCAATGTGTCCAGCGATGCGCTCGACCGACTGGCCACCGCCCTGCGGCTCGACCGCACCCAGCGTGCCTACCTGTTCGAGCTCGCCGGTCGGGTGGATATTCGCGCCGTGCCATCCGAGCAGAGCCTGCCCACACCCTTGTTCGAGCAATTACTGGGCGACATCCACACGCCGGCCTACGTGCTCGGGCGCTTATGGGAAGTGGTGGCGTTCAATGCCCCGGCGGCCCAGCTATTCACCGGCTGGCTGGATCAGGATGGCCCGCACAACCTGCTCGACTACGTCTTCCTCAATCCCAGCGCCCGCGAGCTGGTCGAGGATTGGGAGGCACGGGCGCGGCGACTGGTTGCCGAGTTCCGTGCCGACCGCCGCAGTCACCTCGACGATCCGGCATTGCAGGAATTCGTTGCACGCCTGGCCGCAGCGAGCACACCGTTTGCCGAATTCTGGCGCCGCCACGACGTGCTCGAACGCCAGGGCGGGCTACGTGGCTTCAACCACCCCACGCTCGGCCAGCTCAGCTATCAGCAGCTCACCTTCCGCCTGGTCGACCATGAGGAGCTCAAGCTGGTGGTGCTGACCCGCGCTGGCTGA
- a CDS encoding ribonuclease domain-containing protein gives MRTFIALLLAVCGSPAVATDCRNVADELATRYRLDGKELTEVLQTLAREQRLPAHFVTKQQARKAGWQPGQDLWRVLPRHSIGGDRFGNRERRLPAGEYREADLDYKGGRRNAKRLVYQPTGRRYLTVDHYERFFEIPACR, from the coding sequence ATGCGTACCTTTATCGCCCTGTTGCTCGCCGTTTGCGGCTCACCAGCAGTCGCCACGGATTGCCGCAACGTCGCTGATGAGCTCGCCACCCGCTACCGTTTGGACGGCAAGGAATTGACCGAGGTATTGCAAACGCTGGCTCGCGAACAGCGGCTGCCGGCGCACTTTGTCACCAAACAGCAGGCACGCAAGGCAGGCTGGCAACCGGGCCAGGATTTGTGGCGGGTGCTGCCCCGCCACAGCATCGGCGGCGACCGCTTTGGCAATCGCGAACGACGGCTACCGGCCGGGGAATATCGCGAAGCCGATCTCGACTACAAGGGCGGCAGGCGCAACGCCAAACGCCTCGTCTACCAACCAACGGGGCGTCGCTACCTGACCGTCGATCACTACGAGCGCTTCTTCGAGATTCCCGCCTGCCGTTGA
- a CDS encoding barstar family protein has product MAEPRRVVLNNIRSMNDIYDQLARQLDFPADFGRNLDALHDVLTGSLEGPVQIVWRGCVQTLPLLGQQQFEALLATFNDVAGERSDIEVMIG; this is encoded by the coding sequence ATGGCTGAACCTCGCCGCGTGGTGCTGAACAACATCCGCAGCATGAACGATATCTACGACCAGTTGGCGCGCCAGCTGGATTTCCCGGCCGACTTCGGCCGCAACCTCGACGCCCTGCACGATGTGTTGACCGGCAGCCTGGAAGGTCCGGTGCAAATCGTCTGGCGCGGTTGTGTACAGACACTGCCATTATTGGGCCAGCAGCAGTTCGAGGCGCTGCTCGCCACCTTTAACGATGTGGCCGGCGAGCGCAGTGATATCGAGGTGATGATCGGCTAA
- a CDS encoding CPCC family cysteine-rich protein, whose product MLELPCPCCGFLTFEEAYGCYTICPVCGWEDDDLQLAHPTVAGGANHLSLAQAQTAAFIELAHGYRRGRNWRPLLPQEIGMAQLEKHTGRRSSPVPDKTCVYRCDSKGE is encoded by the coding sequence TTGCTCGAATTGCCGTGCCCGTGTTGCGGCTTTCTGACGTTCGAGGAAGCCTATGGCTGCTACACGATCTGCCCCGTCTGTGGTTGGGAGGATGATGATTTGCAGCTTGCGCATCCAACCGTCGCAGGCGGGGCCAATCATCTCTCGCTGGCTCAAGCGCAAACTGCCGCGTTCATCGAACTTGCGCACGGATATCGACGGGGACGAAACTGGCGCCCCTTGCTGCCGCAGGAGATCGGCATGGCGCAGCTAGAAAAGCACACCGGGCGTAGAAGCTCCCCGGTGCCTGATAAGACATGTGTTTATCGGTGTGATTCGAAAGGCGAGTAA
- a CDS encoding ferritin-like domain-containing protein encodes MQDDPASKLAMVAAIAPQAPVETELDVVAVPIPGRPELPELVAPSALVQRNATAIEGRAALLHAIAHIEFNAINLALDAIYRFAGMPDEYYRDWLQVAREEALHFSLLVEHLYGMGYRYGDFPAHNGLWEMAVKTDGDVMVRMALVPRILEARGLDVTPGIREKLKQSGDARACEILDVILRDEVGHVRVGNRWYHYCCTLRGLDPIATFVRLLREHEAPRLKGRLNYPARRAAGFSEEELALIESLKES; translated from the coding sequence ATGCAGGATGATCCGGCGTCCAAGCTGGCAATGGTTGCGGCCATTGCGCCGCAGGCGCCTGTGGAAACCGAGCTCGATGTGGTGGCCGTGCCGATTCCCGGCCGGCCGGAGCTGCCGGAGCTGGTGGCGCCATCCGCGTTGGTGCAGCGCAATGCGACGGCTATCGAAGGTCGTGCCGCCTTGCTGCACGCCATCGCCCACATCGAGTTCAATGCGATCAACCTGGCGCTTGATGCGATCTATCGCTTTGCGGGCATGCCGGACGAGTATTACCGTGACTGGCTACAGGTCGCGCGTGAGGAGGCTTTGCATTTTTCGCTGTTGGTCGAGCACCTTTACGGCATGGGTTATCGCTATGGCGATTTTCCCGCGCACAACGGTCTGTGGGAGATGGCGGTCAAGACCGATGGCGACGTGATGGTGCGCATGGCGCTGGTGCCGCGCATCCTGGAGGCGCGCGGGCTGGATGTCACGCCGGGCATCCGCGAGAAGCTCAAGCAGTCGGGCGATGCACGCGCCTGCGAAATCCTCGATGTAATCCTGCGAGACGAAGTAGGCCACGTGCGGGTAGGCAATCGCTGGTACCACTACTGCTGTACCTTGCGCGGTCTTGATCCCATTGCCACGTTCGTGCGTTTGCTGCGCGAGCACGAAGCGCCTCGGCTCAAGGGGCGACTCAACTATCCGGCGCGGCGCGCGGCGGGTTTCAGCGAGGAAGAGCTGGCGCTGATCGAATCATTGAAGGAAAGCTGA